One genomic window of Tachypleus tridentatus isolate NWPU-2018 chromosome 12, ASM421037v1, whole genome shotgun sequence includes the following:
- the LOC143234986 gene encoding frizzled-5-like produces the protein MLNIQCKTYLKNGMIIYKLLNLFILVCIDASTISKLPNQCEEISIPMCKDIGYNATSMPNSFYHTTQEEAGFEVHQFWPLVEIQCSNDLRFFLCSLYTPICMPDYQGSIPACRSVCERARLGCAPLLKQYGFSWPERMNCVSFPEYGDPDHLCMDELEGAEFQDPTFNINEQNPSQNDKGRIESELHPKREHTYVNDRAQSKKSDSVLKHNPSLTIDSVCGCQCRYPMVALQMERGYYNKVQSGAILDCAVPCHGLFNAENQHLFATLWLSIWAVLCCLSTTITVTTFIIDMKRFRYPERPIIFLSGCYLMVSIGYLIRIGLGHEAVACDGSIVRYQNSERSAPCTIVFLLIYFFGMASSLWWVMLALTWLLAAGMKWGSEAIADYSLYFHLGAWAIPGVKTIIILAIDGIEGDPVAGICYVGNKNVLFLRGFVLIPLCVYLLLGTSFLLGGFVELFRIRVVIRQQATESVDKLEKLMIRIGVFSVLYTVPATSVIGCYVYEHVSRDVWEREHKCHCSAPDVRPHYSIFMLKYFMFLVVGITSGFWIWSRKTLCSWKRFLVKLRSLRTRENENARAIHINRFHQLPI, from the coding sequence atgttaaatattcagTGTAAGACGTACCTGAAAAATGGCATGATAATCTACAAACTATTAAATCTTTTTATACTGGTGTGCATAGATGCTTCAACGATCAGTAAATTACCAAATCAATGTGAGGAAATTTCAATTCCCATGTGTAAGGATATTGGTTACAATGCAACATCCATGCCTAACTCTTTTTATCATACCACTCAAGAAGAAGCAGGGTTTGAGGTTCATCAATTTTGGCCATTAGTTGAGATCCAATGTTCTAATGATCTACGATTTTTTCTGTGCTCTTTGTACACACCTATCTGTATGCCAGATTATCAAGGTTCTATTCCAGCATGTCGTTCTGTTTGCGAGAGAGCGCGTCTTGGATGTGCTCCCCTCCTGAAACAATATGGATTTTCATGGCCTGAGAGAATGAACTGTGTAAGTTTTCCTGAATATGGAGATCCGGATCATCTGTGTATGGATGAGCTAGAAGGGGCTGAATTTCAAGATCCAACATTCAATATCAATGAGCAAAACCCTTCTCAGAATGATAAAGGTAGAATAGAAAGTGAATTACATCCCAAAAGGGAACACACATATGTTAATGACAGGGCTCAATCTAAGAAGTCTGACTCAGTGCTGAAGCATAATCCATCTTTAACTATTGATTCTGTTTGTGGTTGTCAGTGTCGATATCCAATGGTTGCTCTCCAGATGGAAAGAGGATACTACAATAAAGTTCAAAGTGGCGCTATCCTTGATTGTGCTGTACCGTGTCATGGCTTGTTTAACGCAGAAAATCAGCATCTATTTGCGACCTTGTGGCTCAGTATTTGGGCCGTTTTGTGTTGTTTATCCACTACAATAACTGTAACAACATTTATAATTGACATGAAACGGTTTCGTTATCCGGAACGACCTATTATCTTCCTATCAGGATGTTACCTTATGGTTTCTATAGGTTATTTGATCAGAATCGGATTGGGACACGAAGCTGTGGCTTGCGATGGATCTATTGTTAGATATCAAAATTCAGAGAGATCTGCCCCTTGCACAAtagtatttttacttatttacttctTTGGAATGGCCAGCTCCCTCTGGTGGGTAATGTTGGCCCTAACATGGTTACTGGCTGCGGGAATGAAGTGGGGGAGTGAGGCTATTGCTGATTACTCTCTTTATTTTCATTTGGGAGCTTGGGCGATTCCTGGTGTGAAGACAATAATAATACTGGCTATAGATGGAATCGAGGGTGATCCAGTAGCTGGAATTTGCTATGTCGGAAACAAAAACGTTCTTTTTTTGAGAGGATTCGTTTTAATTCCATTGTGTGTTTACCTTCTTCTGGGAACCTCATTCCTTTTAGGCGGGTTCGTGGAGCTTTTTCGGATCCGAGTCGTTATCAGACAGCAAGCAACAGAGAGTGTCGATAAATTAGAAAAGCTGATGATTCGAATTGGTGTGTTttctgttttgtacactgtgCCCGCTACCTCAGTCATCGGTTGCTACGTTTACGAACATGTCTCTAGGGATGTGTGGGAACGGGAACATAAATGTCATTGTAGTGCTCCTGATGTCAGGCCACATTACTCCATCTTTATgctaaagtattttatgtttcttgttgttggaaTAACATCGGGATTTTGGATCTGGTCCAGAAAAACCCTATGTTCTTGGAAAAGGTTTTTGGTCAAACTGCGCAGCTTAAGAACTCGTGAAAATGAAAATGCTAGAGCTATACACATCAATCGTTTCCATCAACTTCCAATATAA